The DNA segment GGTTCTACTGCTTGCAAGGCGCTTTACCGCTGCCTCGATTGTCTGGAACCCTTCGACTATTTCAAATGCATATAGAGCGGATACGACCATGAATAAATTCTACTCACTGGCCCTCAAAGAGGTCAGGCCGGAAACAAGAAACGCCGTATCCCTGTGCTTTGACCTGCCCACCCACGTGGCAGAAAAATTCAAGTACAAGCAGGGCCAGCACCTAGTGGTGCGCACTAAAGTAGACGGCGAAGAAGTGCGCCGCACCTACTCCATTTGTTCCAGTGTGAATGATCAAGAACTGCGTATTGCCATCAAACGTGTACCCGGTGGCGTATTTTCCAGTTTTGCTAACGACCTTTTGAAACCCGGATCCGTTCTGGACGTTATGCCGCCGCAGGGCCATTTCTCCGTTGAGCTGGACCCTGAGCGGAAAGGCAACTACCTGGCGGTCGCCGCTGGCAGTGGCATCACGCCTATTCTGTCCATTATTAAAACCACTCTGGAAACCGAGCCCAAGAGCGAGTTCACCTTGTTCTACGGCAACAAGGGCACCAGCAGCACCATGTTCCGTGACCAGCTGCAGGATCTAAAAAACGAATACATGACCCGTTTCAATCTGGTGTACATCTTCACCCGCGAAGAACAGGACATCGATCTTTACAACGGCCGCATTGACTCAGACAAGTGCGACCGGTTGTTCGACCACTGGATCGACGCCAAGAACCTGACCGCTGCGTTTCTTTGCGGCCCCCAGATGATGACCGAAACCGTGCGCGACTCACTGGCGCGCCACGGCATGGACAAATCGAACGTTCACTACGAACTCTTTACGCCTGTAGGAGGTGTGCCTAAGGCACGCAAAGACCGCGCTGAAAACAAAGTCGACCCGCAAGCAGTCAGCGTTGTCACGGTAAAAGCCGATGGCCGCTCTCTGACCTTCGACCTGGTGCGCGATACCAAGAGCATTCTTCAGGCAGGTAACGACGAAGGCGCCGACCTGCCCTACTCGTGCCAGGCCGGCGTGTGTTCAACCTGCCGCGCCAAGGTCATTGAGGGCGAAGTGGAAATGGACCAGAACTTTGCGCTGGAGGATTACGAAGTGGCCGCGGGCTATGTGCTGTCATGCCAGTGCTACCCCGTCAGCGACAAGGTCGTTCTTGACTACGACGAAATGTAATCCTGGAGTTTTTTGCATGTCAGTTCTTAAAAGCTTTATTGCCGGAGAATGGATTGGTGAGCGGCAGGCCAAAGCCCTGCCCAGCGCCATCAACGGCGAGATTGTGGCGCACACGCACGACGACACTCTGGACTTCAAAAAAGCCGCAGAATACGGCCGCCAAATCGGTGGCAAAAACCTGCTGGCCATGGATTTCCAGGAGCGTGCTCTGGCGCTCAAAGCCATGGCGATGTATCTGCAGGAGCACAAGAAAGAGCTGTACGCGCTGTCTATGCACACCGGTTCCAGCAAAGCGGATAACGGCTTCGACATCGACGGCGGCTTTGGCACTATGTTTTCCTACGCCAGTATGGGCCGGCGCGAGCTGCCGTCCGGCAACGTAGTGCGCGAAGGCCCAGTAACGCAGTTGGGCAAGAACAACCACTTCGCCGGCACTCACATTCTGGTGCCCCGTGGTGGTGTTGCCGTCCACATCGACGCCTACAACTTCCCGGTGTGGGGCATGCTGGAAAAGTTTGCGCCCACCTTTTTGGCGGGCATGCCATCCATTGTTAAGCCGGCCACCTCCACTTGCTACGTCACCGAACTGGCCGTGCGCCTGATGTACGAATCCGGTGCTTTGCCAAAGGGCAGCCTGCAGCTGATCATAGGCAGTACCGGCGACCTGTTCGAGCACCTGCAAGAGCAGGATGTGGTGACTTTTACCGGTTCGGCAAAAACCGCACGCATGTTGCGTAACCACCCGAACATCGTCCAGCGCTCGATTCCGTTCAACGCCGAAGCCGACTCGCTGAACAGCGCGGTTCTGGCCCCGGATGTCACCCCGGAACACGAAGAATTCGACCTGTTTGTTCGTGAAATCGGCCGCGAAATGACCGCTAAAGCCGGCCAGAAGTGCACCGCGATTCGCCGGATTATGGTTCCACAAAACCAAGTACAAGCCGTGTGCAACAAGCTTAAAGAACGGCTGTCGAAGATTACCGTCGGCGACCCTTCCGTTGAAGGCGTGCGCATGGGTGCTCTGGCGTCCATAGATCAACTGGAAGACGTGAAAGCCAACATCCAGGAACTGCTGAAAACCAGCGAACTGGTGATGGGCGGAGACGGCAGTTTCAAACCCACCGGCCCAGGCACCGACAAAGGCGCGTTTATCGAACCGCATCTGTTGTTGTGCCGTAACCCGGAAAACGGTTGTGGTGCCCACGACATAGAGGCCTTCGGCCCGGTTGCCACCATTATTCCCTACGACACCCTGGACAACATGGTGGAACTGGTTGCCAAGGGCCGCGGTTCACTGGTGACCACAATCACCACTCGTGATCCTGCGATCATTGCCAAACTGGCACCGGCGCTGGCCGCCTATCACGGCCGCCTGCACCTGCTGGACGCGGAAGCAGCAAAAGAATCCACTGGCCACGGTTCTCCCCTGCCTATGCTGAAACACGGTGGCCCGGGCCGCGCTGGTGGCGGTGAGGAACTCGGTGGCATTCGCGCGGTGCATCACTACCTGCAGCGCACGGCTATTCAAGGCTCGCCTACCATGCTGGCAGCGGTCACCGGCGAATACGTTCGCGGTGCCAAACTGATTGAAAACGACGTGCATCCGTTCCGCCGTCATTTCGAAGACCTGCAGATTTGTGAATCGCTGCTAACACACCGCCGTACTGTCACCGAAGCAGATCTGGTGAACTTTGGCTGTTTGTCCGGCGACCACTTCTACATGCACTTTGATGAGATCGCGGCCCGCGAAAGCCAGTTCGGCAAGCGCATTGCACACGGCTATTTTGTGCTGTCCGCTGCGGCAGGTCTGTTTGTGTACCCAGGCGAAGGCCCGGTATTGGCGAACTACGGTCTGGACACCCTGCGCTTCATTGAGCCGGTCGCGCCGGGCGATACCATTCGAGCCCGCCTGACTTGCAAGCGCAAGATTGATCAGGGCCGGATGTCACCAGATGGCCATCCACAAGGCGTGGTGGTGTGGGATGTTCAGGTCACCAATCAAGACAACGTTCTAGTTGCCAGCTACGACATTTTGACCCTGGTTGCGAAAAAGCCGGAGTAGCTAGTCTGGCCATAAAAAACCGCCAGCAGCGTTCAGCTCTGGCGGTTTTTTTGTATCGTTGGACGC comes from the Marinobacter psychrophilus genome and includes:
- the paaE gene encoding 1,2-phenylacetyl-CoA epoxidase subunit PaaE produces the protein MNKFYSLALKEVRPETRNAVSLCFDLPTHVAEKFKYKQGQHLVVRTKVDGEEVRRTYSICSSVNDQELRIAIKRVPGGVFSSFANDLLKPGSVLDVMPPQGHFSVELDPERKGNYLAVAAGSGITPILSIIKTTLETEPKSEFTLFYGNKGTSSTMFRDQLQDLKNEYMTRFNLVYIFTREEQDIDLYNGRIDSDKCDRLFDHWIDAKNLTAAFLCGPQMMTETVRDSLARHGMDKSNVHYELFTPVGGVPKARKDRAENKVDPQAVSVVTVKADGRSLTFDLVRDTKSILQAGNDEGADLPYSCQAGVCSTCRAKVIEGEVEMDQNFALEDYEVAAGYVLSCQCYPVSDKVVLDYDEM
- the paaZ gene encoding phenylacetic acid degradation bifunctional protein PaaZ, with the translated sequence MSVLKSFIAGEWIGERQAKALPSAINGEIVAHTHDDTLDFKKAAEYGRQIGGKNLLAMDFQERALALKAMAMYLQEHKKELYALSMHTGSSKADNGFDIDGGFGTMFSYASMGRRELPSGNVVREGPVTQLGKNNHFAGTHILVPRGGVAVHIDAYNFPVWGMLEKFAPTFLAGMPSIVKPATSTCYVTELAVRLMYESGALPKGSLQLIIGSTGDLFEHLQEQDVVTFTGSAKTARMLRNHPNIVQRSIPFNAEADSLNSAVLAPDVTPEHEEFDLFVREIGREMTAKAGQKCTAIRRIMVPQNQVQAVCNKLKERLSKITVGDPSVEGVRMGALASIDQLEDVKANIQELLKTSELVMGGDGSFKPTGPGTDKGAFIEPHLLLCRNPENGCGAHDIEAFGPVATIIPYDTLDNMVELVAKGRGSLVTTITTRDPAIIAKLAPALAAYHGRLHLLDAEAAKESTGHGSPLPMLKHGGPGRAGGGEELGGIRAVHHYLQRTAIQGSPTMLAAVTGEYVRGAKLIENDVHPFRRHFEDLQICESLLTHRRTVTEADLVNFGCLSGDHFYMHFDEIAARESQFGKRIAHGYFVLSAAAGLFVYPGEGPVLANYGLDTLRFIEPVAPGDTIRARLTCKRKIDQGRMSPDGHPQGVVVWDVQVTNQDNVLVASYDILTLVAKKPE